Part of the Aquimarina sp. TRL1 genome, AATGTACAATTGATTCAAATAAAGTGGAGCTTCTCCAACAGGATTTGGATTATACGTTATTTCTTCTTTAATAATGGTCCCTTGTTGAGGCGTCTGTTTTTCCTCTTCTATTACTTCATCCGAATCATTGGAACATGATAATAAGAGAAGCCCCATGGCGAATATTGTTGTTGTTTTTATAATGTGGTTTTTCATTTTTGAGTATTTATAAATTCATTTGAGTTCAGCATGACTGGTTCTGAAAAGGTTGGTACTGCGTCAAATAATTGAGAAAAATGTCGAAATGTCTCTTGAGCGGTATAAATGATTATCAGCTTTTGTTCTTGAGTATACGCGGAGGTATTCATTGCTTTCTGAAAAGCATTCCATATCATTAAAGTATCCTCCCCATAACCTGAAAAAAAAGAAACTCCTTTAGTAATTCCTTTTTTAGCAAGCATTTTCACAATTATTCCTCCTCCCATGATGGAACCTTCCATAACATATAAAGCTCCTATCGCTTCTAATGAATTACTAATTACCGGAATTGTTATATCTCGAAAAGATACAGGTACATCCTGAAGCGCAAGCAGGTCATTTCTAAGATGTTCAGACGTACGTCTATCTTTATAATTGGGTCTGATTTCTTCTGTCAAAAAAGGAGCTATCGCTTTTTCCAGATGATCAAAATAATTATGAAAATACTTCAGCAAGTCCGCATAATCTCCTTTGCTTTTGATATTCTTGAGTCTTTCTACTACTTTCTTTTCCAACGCTTGGTGGTCTTCTTTTGTAGCGTCCTTAATTACTTTACTAAGGGGATTCATTGTTATAAAATATAATTATGTTATTCTTCTATCTTTTCAGGACCCTACCTATCAGATAATTACCACAAAGAGTTGAACTCTTTAGATAATCTGATGATTCCCTGATGTTATTCGTTATTCGTAGCGCTGCTCTCTATAAGTTTCTGAAGGAATGGTATTCAAACAAATACGTTACTACTATAAAAATTCAATTGCTGTTTTGGGGAAGAAATCCATATTCGCTATTAGTTATTTCGGTACTTGATGTGCTCAATAAACCAATACTACTATCTACTTTAATTTGTCTATTTTTGCACTGTCTGCTCTTTAATAGAAACAATACTAACAGCCCTTTTAATAAAACAAAAAAGGATTAGATACTCAAAGAAATCTCTATCGCGAAAGCGGTATATACTTCTTTTATAACATGATAATTACGAATACTAAGCTCTTGAATTCTCTTCTATAAAATTTATTATTTTCAAAGTCAGCTATACAGAAATTACACACTACTTTCTCTACATGATTGGTTATCAGCTGTACTGTTAGTTAGTATTCGTAAGTCGATAGTGACTCCTTTGGTTTGATTCGTAATAGTGGTTATTACAGCACTATCTTTTCTTCCTACAATAGGTAGATTTTTCATAAATTTGTCGTTTAACGACAATCACAATTTGTGATTGTTTTTATTATTAGCTCAGTGCAAAGTTTTGAGAGACAGAAACACTGGGCTTTTATTTTTACTGGTCTTATGTTTACTATTTATAATCTATATTTAGTAGCTACCTGGCTAACTTTCTATCTTTTTTATCATTTTTTAAATCGTATTGTAACCTTTGAGAATACCACAAACAGGTATCGAACTATTCTCGCAGATGATTTTTTATTTTTATTTATTCTAAATAAAGTGCAATATTACAAAAAACACACAGCTGTTTATTTGAAATAGTGTTAATAAAATCCTCTACAAATACTAATAAATGGTTAAAAGGTTTCTGTTTATACAACTCATTTATTCTTGAGTTACATCATATTATTCTTTATGATGACAAACAAATAAAAAGCCCCTTGGAACTAGTTCCAAGGGGCTTTTACTGCGACTTATAGTTGTTATTAAATAATTGAGGTGTTTACATCTATTTGACAAGTCTATTACAACCTATAGGAGATAATACCAGATCCATCCATTTTGCTTCTTTTTGTTTGGTTTCTTTTGAAGCAGAAAATAATACTATCAACTTCTCTTCAGGTTTCATCATGTTATCTACAGGAATAGTCTTCTTAGTATTCCCTACAAAAGAAGAAGTATTATCACGAGTCGATATGCGTACGTTCTTTTTATGAGGTAGGTGTTGATCTTTCAGGCTTCTTGTACAAGATAAAAAGAGCATCTGCACGCATACAACTTTTAGCAAAAAGTTTGTTTTCATTATTATTTGTGTATAAGTTGGTGATGCAAAAATATCCTTTATCTTTTTTTATATAAAATACTTTTTTCAAATAGCTATCATATGATAAAGCTATTATACGCTTCTAGCTACCTTAACATATCCTTCTTTTTAATTCTCATTAAATGACAACTTTTAACCTTGATAAAGCATCATTTTTTTTTCTTACAAAAGACAGAAAAAGAATCTCTTTTTTTACACTGTGAAAAAAAGATTTTTTATAATTTCATACACCTAAAAAACACATACTACTATGAAAAAAACATGGATTGTTATTATCATTTCTTTATTGAGTTTTACCACCTCACAAGCACAAATTAAAGCCGGATTTGGAGTAGGATTTGTTTCTCCTTCTGGTGACCTAGCCGATATTGCAGAAGGGGGACTTACCATTACTGCTGAAGCAGGATATGGGGTCCTAAAACAATTGGATGTTTCTTTATTGTACCAACTTGATATTTTTGCTGAAGAAAAACTTGGAGGAGTTAATCTGGCCACGGTAAAAATGGGAACTGTCCTGGCTAATGCTCGATATTACTTCAGAGAAGATGGTTTTCAACCCTATGTAGGATTAGGAATAGGACTGGCTAGTATAAAACAAGGTGATTATTCGATTGTTTCTAATGGGATTAATGTAAATGTAACCGGGTTTGACGAGTCTAATTTTGCGTTCCGCCCTGCTCTCGGGTTCAAGTATGGAATCCTTAATGTACACACAGCTTATTTGAATGCCGGAAAAGTAGAAGAATCTACCGTTGGGGATCTTACCTTCAATATTGGATTGTTATTTACTTTTGGAGGATAACATATACTACTAAAAAAGCAAGTGATAGTAATCACTTGCTTTTTTTTATCAATAATATATTTTTAGGAATTTATCCTTGCTTCTTAATCGATAACTTTTCTTCCAATTCTTTTTGAGAAATTCCAAAGGCCAATTTTAAATATACATCATAAGATCCATATTCCTTTATGATCAATGCAAGCGCTAAATTTATATCCTCTTTTTTCACAGATAAAGATGTCTCTAAAGAGGTTACTAAAGGCTGTATTTTTTTATCTATTTCTTCTTCTGACAATTTATTAAAGTCAGGAGCTGCCTGTAGTTCATTTTTTGCCATTTCTACTATTTCTGGAACCTCATTATCCTTATAATCTTTGAATACTTCTTTCAGAGTTGTATTCGCATGAATATAATCATCAATAACATATTTATCATATGCATTCAATGAACTGTATAATAAAGCTGTAAGAAACCCTATTCTATCTTTCCCCATCTCTCCCTGAAGTATTACTTTTTTATCGCCAAGTAAATATTTAGTTATTTTCTTGTAGTGTTCGAATAATTCCGTATTGGTGACGAATCCTTTATACTGTATTTCTCGTTGTTCTTGTATGTAGTTCTCATTTTCTTTTACTCCAATACCCAATACATTTTTGATAATTTCTCCATTACTAAGTGCATTACTTATAGGAATCGGTAGATGTACTCTTGTAATATTCTTTGGAAGAACGGTAGAAAAATCGATATTCGAATCAATCTCTTCATCACTTCTTAAGTCTATTAAAACGGTCTCACCCAGGCTCTCTAAAAACTTTTTTCCTTTCTTGTCTACATTGTCCAAATGCGCCGTTCTAAATATCTTATTCTTTTTAAACCACCTTCCTGATTGTAACGGTAGTTCTCCCAAGTCTTTAAAGTTTGTCAAATTCCCGGCTTTTTTCGTTCTGTCTGCCAAATTACTTTGTACTACTATTTCTGTCAGAATTTTAGATAGGGACTCATCCAAAACAGTCGTATCATCATTTTGATCACATGAAATAAGTAATACTGCGGTTACTACTAATAAAAGTCTTTTTAATTGTTTTTTGTACATTTTGATGTTTTTGTTATGATTTTACATGTTCATGTCGTGCAATCATTACCTACCCCCCTATAAGAAAAACAAAAAAAATATTTCTAAAACTTATACATCCTCCTATCGTCATCAATTCTCTTTGTGCTTATTTATTCTCTCTACAAGAGCAGCTTTCTTAACCAATATCACTTGATCAAATACATAAAAAGTAAGTGGACAAATCACTTACTTTATAGGGGCTAAAAAATCGTTCCTGATAAATCTATTAAACACCAGGTATCATATGCTATCTGATTCGAAGTAGGAAGGGGGGAATACGACTCTCTACTAAGAGATAATTTGCATTTAATTCAATAATAAGAATATATTAAAGGTAGGCTATATAGATACCTGGTGTTTTTCTTACTGATGGATTAGCATCCAAATAGTGGTTTCAGAGAATCAGGAAGATGATCACAAATATTAAAATCTCCTCCGGTATCTCCTGTAGAACAACTTGAACTCACATTATCTCCTTCACAAGAGAAAGAATCGATTACTACTCCATTTCCATCTTTAACAGTTACAGTTGCCCCATCGTAGCTCACACTTACGCTATCTACTTGATAGGTTCTTGTTTCACAATCCGTTGTTACTGTACAATCTGCTTTAACAAATGTTGTAAATGCTACAACAGCTAGTAAGGTTAAAAGTTTTGTTTTCATAATGTATAAAAAGTTTGAGATTAATTTGTTGCTAAAGTATAAGCACCTCCGAACTCTTTCCTCTCATTATTAAACAAACCACCTTCAAAATGTATAAACAATATGTTTTTATGTATAAAGTAAACTTCTGCTAAACAAACCTAAAGAGCATTTTATAAAAACAGGTTTTTTTAAAACTTTAATCATTAGATGAAGACACACTTCTAGGAGTATTTACCTTATAGAAAATAAAAAAACAACTCCATTTAGATCTGTTTTTAGGATTAAATAAGAAAAGTCAAAAAAACATACCTGAATCACATATTGGATTAAAACGTCCATATAACTTTCTTAAAACACCTCCGATAAACCTACTTATACGACTGATAGTCAAACCATCTTCTATACATATTCCCATAAATAGATCAAGGATCATTATTAGGCACTCCAGAAACTAGATTCGTATCTGATGTAGCTTTCTATATAGGGAATCCAATATTATGCCCAAATTCATAAGTAATCATATTTGATTTTCTTTGTTTTATCCAAAAAGCATTAAAAAACTTCTTATTTACAGAAAATATACTTGATTTTGTATTAACCAACGATTACAATGTATTAAAATAGCATATTCTCTCGTATCATTTATTTCAAATTCACTCTCTATAAAGAAATGTTAAAAAAACATGTTTTATTAATTTTACTATTTGTAAAAAAAAACTAAAACTCTAATAGTAAAAAGATTATAAAAATCATCGTTTTTAAACAAATCACAAATTTTAGTTAACAAGCAATTTTGAATAGAATAAGCATGTTTTTAAAACTTATTTTTAAGTAATCAACTCTTATAAATATGACTCTTAAACTCCTATTATTCAAAATCTTATTATTTTATTTTCCTAACACCTATTCGTTACAAGAAGATCCTTCAAATCAATGTTTGGAAAGAGAAAACAGCGCGGATTCTATTCAGCATTTTTATAAACAAGCATTAACCTCAGAAGCAAATCACGACTATGAAAAAACAGCATATTACCTAAAGAGAGGGTTAGAACTATCTGAAAAAGAGAATTATTTTAATGGGATTAAAACTTTTGGGCATAGATTAGAATATATATATAGAGCACGTCTATCTAATTATGAAAAAGCAGAAAAACTAAATAATCACCTTCTGCAAATTTGTAAAAAAAGAGGAGATACCACTTGCTATATTATACGGTTAGTGAATTATGGGGGCAAAGAAGTTCAAAAAAACAACTATATCAAGGCGTTACAATTTTATAATAAAGCTTTAGAATTAGCCAAAAAGATAAACGATAGTCTTTTACAAAGTGATATTCATGTTTCAAAGGGTATCTTATTCCAAGATATTGGTTCATTTGATGAGGCCAAAAAAGAACATTTAAAATCTTTAAAATTAACTCGTTCTACTGATTCCACATATAGAAAAACTGCATATATAAACTTATCGTATGCTCAAAATGATGCTCTATCAGATTCTAGTTTATATTATTTGCAAAAGGCATCAGTATTTTGCAGTGATCCTTCAAAAAAAAATTGTTACACATTGTATAATAATATCGCCTGGTATTATGTAAAAAAAAACAAACCTCATAAGGCCCTTGAAATTATTAAAACGTATATTGATTTTGACAAAATTGAATTGTATAGAAATGACTATGCGGCTATACTGCATACTATGGGGACTATTTATCAACAAGTAGCCGACTATTCTCAATCAATCTCATTTTATATAAAAGCATTGTCATATTATAAAAAAACAGGAAATGCAGAGCGTGTCATAATGACTTTAGAAGATATGGCGATTAGCTTTAAAAAAGCTGGACAGGAAGATCAACTCCTTCCTTATCTAAAAGACTATCAATATTATTATCCCTTATTATATAGTTCTAAATTAAAAAAAGAGCTAGCCGCCATTGAGTTTAATAATCTACTTAAAGAAAAAGAGGAAGAAATCTCTTCTTTAACATTCAAAAATCATCAGATGGAGGCTTCTGTAACAAAAACCAGACTTTCCATTTATACCCTCTTAGGAATTATAGTAGTCATCATAGGAATTATTGGGTACCGAAACCACATTACCCGGGTTAAATTTTACCAATTAAATAACAGCCTTGCTGTAAGTAGATTACAGTCACTTAGAACAATTATGAACCCTCATTTTTTATTTAATTCCTTTAGCGCACTTCAAAACTTTATTCTAAAAAAAGAACATCTCAAGGCTAATGAATATATGACTCAACTATCTGGGCTTATTAGAAATGTTTTGTCTAATTCTCATAGTGTATACAGTGATTTTGAAAAAGAAATAGCGATTATAAAATCATATATCGAAATTGAAAATGGAAGATTAGAAGAAAAAATAAAGGTTGTATATCACATTGACGAAAACCTAAAAGGCTCAAAGTTAACAATTCCATCAATGATCATTCAACCATATGTAGAAAACGCAATTATCCATGGACTTCTCCCATCTAACCAAGAAAAAAAATTAACAATCCGTCTCGTTTTAAACGAAAAAGAAGTTATATGTATTATTAAAGACAACGGCGTTGGAAGACAATACAATGAAAAGAGAAAACATCAGGGATTATCTATAGCCACGCGAAATATTTCTGAAAGATTAGCCATTTTAACCCAATTAGGGTATCAAAATACTACTGTTTCTACAAAAGACCTTTTTACGAAAGAAGGTAAACCTAAAGGAACTTCTGTAAAAATAATATTACCTATCATTACCACCTCTAATTATGAAAGATAAACTTAGTTGTATAATCATTGATGATGAAAAAAAAGATCGCGAGAACTTAACACTCCTAATAAATATGTACTGTCCTCAAGTACAAATTTTAGGTGAAGCTTCTGACAAAAATACCATTGTACGAATGTTAACTTCTCTTCAACCTGACCTTGTATTTATGGATATACAAATCGGAGAGTTCACCGCTTTTGAAATCCTATCCGAAATAGAAGAACTTTCTTTTAATATTGTGTTTGTCTCTGCCTACGATCAATATGCTATTCGCGGTTATAAATACAATGCTATTGATTACATACTCAAACCAATAGACATCCACAAACTTACGGAAGTCATACAAAGAATATCTGATAAAATTCAGCAAAACAACCTATTTCTTCCCCCTACAAATGCCGCTACAGCTTTTAATCCTATGAGTAAAAAGATATCTGTTACTGATGCCAAAGGAATTCATGTATTAGAAGTACATAATATTCTATACTGTCTAAGCAATGGAAACTATACTACTTTTATTTTGTCCGATAAGAAAGAGATCATCATATCAAAAAACCTAAAATACTTTGAGACAAAGCTAATCAATTACGGATTTACAAGAGTTCATAAATCTTATTTAGTTAACCTAGAACATATTAACTATCTAATAAAAGAAGACGGAGGAGCTATTATTATGCAAAACAAAGATGCTTTACCTATTTCTAAAAATTTTAAAAAAGAATTATATAAGCGAATGAATATTTTATAAAACATTCCTTATAAAGTAAACACGATCACGGTTTTATTTTATAAGAATCATCTATTCGTGTAATATAGCCTTATAACTTAACAAAAGAGGCATTTATAACATTTTGACATTTCTTATTAGGTGTCGTATATACGCCTCTGGATCTCCGTTGGAGATTCATGGATTATTCCTCTACCCTTTCCTGCCGAAACCAATTGCCCGCTAAAGGTGTAATACCATATATAAATGGTATTATCCCTTCTCTACTTCTTTTGATACATTTAGGGTAACAAAGAATCTTACAACATAAAAATAATTTCCTAAAAAAGGAAAATCGACAAGTCAATCCAATTAATACAAACTGTACAATTATTAAAGTGAAAAATCTTCATACAGACAAATCAGACTTAATAAAAAGGACCTATATAAGGGTTTAAAAAAAATTCATTATAAAACCAGAACATATCTAGGGGATAAAATCATTTCTTACACATTAAACAAAACAAGCTTACCTGTCAAACAAATTCAAAATAAAAAAACAAAAAATAGTAACAAAAAATAATTTTATTAACATAAAAACTAAAAATAAGACAAAAAAAATAAGGTGTTTATAAAAAAAACAAAACAATAAGTTAAACAAAGTTAAAAACAGCAATCGCTAGTTAAAAAAAGCTGAAATCACCTCTCTAAAAGGGAAGAATATCCTTTTTATAATTACATTCGGTCTCGTGATCACACAACAAAATCATTTAAAAAAAACAATTTATGAAAACCAATTTTATTACTAAGGCTATTTTAGCGATAGCAGTAGTCTTATCATCTCAATCCTGTGAAAAAGACCAGTTACAAAACACGCAGGAGACTCATGTGAAACCTCCTTCGGCTTCTTCGATTCTCTCCCCTGAAGATGTAAGTAAAAAAGAAAATTTAAAGAGCCGAAATCGCATAAATATCCCTCCTCACACAATCGATATCAAACCAGAGGGGAAGGATATAAGTAAAGTTAATTTAGCATTTTTTACATTCTTAACAGGTAAAGACCTTTCTCATCTTTTTAGATATATCGAAAAAGAAACAGGAGAAGACTGTTTAATGATTTTTATGAATGGAAAAAAAATAGACAACCCTAACAGAGTAAACAAATCTGTAAGTAATAAACCTAGTAGATATGACACTAAAATTTGGGCTAAATTAAAAAAAACTGGGCATGCAGAATACCTAAGAACTGAACTCGGAGAAAGAGAAGTTGGTTATAAAAATCAAGGAACAATAAATACCTGTCACGGTGATAGTAACAATGATGGTAATGGAATTAATAAAACAGTAACTTTTACAGTGATTGAAGGAATAGAATCCAGCACAGTTATAAGCAAAAGTTCAAATACTACCACTACTCATTCATTCGGCTTTAGTGTTCAACCCAATGCACTAGCAGAAATGGCGAAGAAGCTTAAACTAGGAGGAGATGGAAATTTTTCCTATAATTTCTCTAAAGCAATATCAATATCGAACTCCGAAGGAAAAACTGAGACCGAGAACGCAAGCATTTTGAGATCACAAAGTACCAGAATAAATGTTAGTGCTGATAGAGTTATAAACTGGCTAGTTTATAGAAGACCTGCTAATCACTACTATAGAAACATGACTCACTATGAAGTTAAAGGGTCAATCATAGCCGTTTTAGACAAACCCGACTATAGTGGAATCGGCAGTTCATTAATTGGTCCTAACCCTACGGGGGAACTAAAAGTAGTTAAACAGATTCATTTGGAAGACTATTTTCAATCTTTTGGAAAAACATCAGATTTTGAGCTTTTAATAAATGAAAATTATTACACAACTTACCAATACAGTGCCGAAGAAACCACATATCGTATAGCCTCTTGCGAAGATTTTAACCCTCATTGTGAGGCTGTAAAATTCGATCCTAACATTAAATACATAGAAGGTAACAGAGTTATTAAAGAAGGAGAGGTATTTGAGTTAAAAAAAGTTGACGGTTCCCTTAAATGGGTACCTGATGGAAAATGCACCAATATCACATATCCTTTTCCTAAACCCTAAAAAAGGAGTAAATTTAGTTTTTAGAAAAGAGGGAGGTTCTACAGCAATTAGAACCTCCCTCTTTTCTTTTAAAAAGTAAACCACTCAGAGATAAGTCCACGAGGCATTCGTTGGAAACAAATTTTCAATTTCAAGGCAAGCCCTGAGGTAGTATCCCTTTTGGCCGCACCCAAAAACATGATTAATCAGCTTATTATTTTTTAGCAATTTTGACTTTACAGCATTCCTTTATGCATAAAATTATACTTTTCAAAAACTTGTTTAATGAAACAACTAAGATTAAACAAACAATAAATTCAACATTAAAATGAGTTTTTTTCTATAAAATTGTAAGAAAAATCCACCCCTTCATGTCATATTTTTCTTTTAATAAAAGACTAATATTTATTAATAAACTCATAAAACAAAAGCGAATACTTTAAATATCTGCATCTTATCGAAAAAAGAATTTTGTAATGTTTTTTTTTTAGAATTTTGAACCACGATAACCAAACTCAACTTAACTATGACACTTTATTACACAAATTCAACTTCCTTATTAATAGTTATTTCCTATAAACTAACAAACGATAGTTAGTGAAAAAACTAATGAATTGTTTTGACATTTTTTCCTTACGCAAGTCGTATGATCTCTGATATATTCCCTCATATACCAACCTGTTCTCTGCGTAAAATTTTTAAAGAAACAAACTAACACATATACCAACTTAATTTATTTAACACAAGCTCAACTAATGAAAAAAACATTAATTGCCTTAATTGGCCTGACCTGTGGTATCAGTCAGGCTCAATTTAATCCTGATGCACCATGGGTAAACCAGGGGAACAAAGCCAAATCAGGAAAAACGATGGAATTCCAAGAAGTAAGTCAAGCTTTTGACTCTTATTGGAAAAATAAAGACCATACCAAAAAAGGAAGTGGATACAAGCCTTTTATGAGATGGAGAGAGTACTGGAAGCATGCATTACTTCCTGATGGAACAGTGCCTACTCCTCAGTTCTTCTGGAATGCCTGGGAACAAAGAAAAAAAATGACGGCAACTACCAAAAATGCTTCAGCAGCTACCTGGACTCCTATGGGGCCATTTGATCACAATCAAACTGGTTCTTGGGCTCCGGGACAAGGACGTGTCAATGTAGCCATCGTAGATCCTAACAACCCTAGCACTTTTTATGTAGGAGCACCGGGAGGAGGAATCTGGAAATCTACAGACAGAGGAGCTAACTGGACGCCACTATCCGACAAACTCCCTCAAATAGGAGTTTCTGGAATTGCTATTGACCCGAATAATTCTAAAGTTATTTATATCTCTACAGGAGATGATGACAGCAGTGATAATTACAGTATTGGAGTATTAAAATCTACTGACGGAGGTGTTAGCTGGAACAAAACCGGACTGACCTTCACCAGTAGCAGAGCATCCAGTAATGATATCTACATTGATCCGAATAATTCCAATACCTTATGGGTAGCCACCGATACGGGAGTTTATAAAACTACCAATGCAGGAACAAATTGGACAAAAACACTGAATGGCAACATCAAAGACATCAAACTAAAACCCGGAAACTCTAAGGTGATTTATGCTGTTACCAGTTCTAATTTTTACAAATCTACTGATGGAGGAAATACATTTAGTCAAAAACAGAGTGGTCTTCCTTCCCGATCAGGACGATTAGTGATTGATATTACTCCAGCTAACCCTGAGTATGTATATGTATTAAGTGCCAAAACAGGCTTCACTTTTCAAGGCCTATACAAATCGACAAACAGTGGAGAAAGCTTCACTAAAACGCAAGAAACTCAAAATATTTTTGAAGGAGATCAAGCATGGTATGATTTAGCTCTTGGAGTATCTGACAAAAACCCTGACATTGTTTTTGTAGGATGCATTAACATCTGGAAATCAACTAATGGAGGAAACAGATTTACCAAAATCAACAATTGGAGCTCCCCCAGACAAGCAACTTATACACATGCTGATATCCACTTTTTGAGATATTATAACGGAAAACTATTTTGTGGTAGTGATGGAGGAGTATACCTTTCTGAAAACGACGGAAGTAGTTTTAACAGTCTTACAAAAGGACTACAGATTAGTCAATTCTATAGAATATCTGTAGCTCAAAACAGTAGTGCTGATCGATTAGTTGGTGGCCTACAGGACAATGGAGGATATGCCCTCAACGGAACAGAATGGAATAATCATCATGGAGGAGATGGAATGGATTGTGCTGTAAGTGGTAATAATTCTGACACCTATTATAGTTTTACTCAATATGGAGGAACATTACATATAACGACCAACAGAGGAGTTACGCAGCGTCAAGTAGCAAGAGGACCAGAAAGAGGAAATTGGATTACTCCACTTGTCTCAGATAAAAATGGGGTATTATATGCTGGATATAGCAAATTCTACAAAGTGAGTAACAATTCCTTCCAAAAAGTGTCTAATTTTAACTTTGGTGGAAAAATAGACCATATAGAATTAGATCCTAACAATGCCAATAATATGTATGCGGCAAGAGGTAGAAATTTATATAAAAGTACGGACAAAGGAATTAATTGGAGTTCTATCCATACCTTCCAAACAAATATCTCTTCTGTAGAAGTTCATAATGACAATTCTAACATTATCTATGTAAGCACCAGTGGTTCTGGTAACGGAGGAGTTTTTAAGTCTACTAATCAGGGAACTAATTTTAGCAATATTGCAGGAGGTCTTCCTGGAGAAGCAAAATTGGTAGTACGCCACCAAAAAGGAACAGAAAATATCTATCTGGGAACTTACCTGGGGGTATATTACAAAAGTGGTAATAACAATTGGGTAAACTATTCTTCGAATTTGCCAACTATTTCTGTAAGAGACCTGGAGGTTAATTTAAAAGATCAGGTACTGATAGCCGCTACTTACGGTCGTGGTGTATGGAAAGTTCCTCTTGCCGGAGCATCCGGAGGAGATACACAAGCTCCAACTACTCCGACGGCTTTAGTCACTTCTAATATCAGCAGCACTTCTCTTACATTATCATGGAATGCCGCTACAGACAATGTAGGAGTAACAGGATACGATGTTTATCAGGGAAGTACTATTGTAACGTCTGTATCAGGAAATTCTGCTACTATTACAGGGTTAACTCCAAATACCAGTTATCAATTCAGAGTTAGAGCTAAAGATGCAGCAGGAAATCAATCCGCTCTGAGTGATGCGGTATCTGCTACAACAAGTGGTACCGGTGGAGACCAATGTACTGCAGCAGTACAGACATTCCCTTATAACCAGGGATTCGAAAACTCCTTTGGTTCATGGAAGCAAAGCAAGCA contains:
- a CDS encoding biliverdin-producing heme oxygenase, translating into MNPLSKVIKDATKEDHQALEKKVVERLKNIKSKGDYADLLKYFHNYFDHLEKAIAPFLTEEIRPNYKDRRTSEHLRNDLLALQDVPVSFRDITIPVISNSLEAIGALYVMEGSIMGGGIIVKMLAKKGITKGVSFFSGYGEDTLMIWNAFQKAMNTSAYTQEQKLIIIYTAQETFRHFSQLFDAVPTFSEPVMLNSNEFINTQK
- a CDS encoding outer membrane beta-barrel protein — protein: MKKTWIVIIISLLSFTTSQAQIKAGFGVGFVSPSGDLADIAEGGLTITAEAGYGVLKQLDVSLLYQLDIFAEEKLGGVNLATVKMGTVLANARYYFREDGFQPYVGLGIGLASIKQGDYSIVSNGINVNVTGFDESNFAFRPALGFKYGILNVHTAYLNAGKVEESTVGDLTFNIGLLFTFGG
- a CDS encoding tyrosine-protein phosphatase → MYKKQLKRLLLVVTAVLLISCDQNDDTTVLDESLSKILTEIVVQSNLADRTKKAGNLTNFKDLGELPLQSGRWFKKNKIFRTAHLDNVDKKGKKFLESLGETVLIDLRSDEEIDSNIDFSTVLPKNITRVHLPIPISNALSNGEIIKNVLGIGVKENENYIQEQREIQYKGFVTNTELFEHYKKITKYLLGDKKVILQGEMGKDRIGFLTALLYSSLNAYDKYVIDDYIHANTTLKEVFKDYKDNEVPEIVEMAKNELQAAPDFNKLSEEEIDKKIQPLVTSLETSLSVKKEDINLALALIIKEYGSYDVYLKLAFGISQKELEEKLSIKKQG
- a CDS encoding histidine kinase, producing MTLKLLLFKILLFYFPNTYSLQEDPSNQCLERENSADSIQHFYKQALTSEANHDYEKTAYYLKRGLELSEKENYFNGIKTFGHRLEYIYRARLSNYEKAEKLNNHLLQICKKRGDTTCYIIRLVNYGGKEVQKNNYIKALQFYNKALELAKKINDSLLQSDIHVSKGILFQDIGSFDEAKKEHLKSLKLTRSTDSTYRKTAYINLSYAQNDALSDSSLYYLQKASVFCSDPSKKNCYTLYNNIAWYYVKKNKPHKALEIIKTYIDFDKIELYRNDYAAILHTMGTIYQQVADYSQSISFYIKALSYYKKTGNAERVIMTLEDMAISFKKAGQEDQLLPYLKDYQYYYPLLYSSKLKKELAAIEFNNLLKEKEEEISSLTFKNHQMEASVTKTRLSIYTLLGIIVVIIGIIGYRNHITRVKFYQLNNSLAVSRLQSLRTIMNPHFLFNSFSALQNFILKKEHLKANEYMTQLSGLIRNVLSNSHSVYSDFEKEIAIIKSYIEIENGRLEEKIKVVYHIDENLKGSKLTIPSMIIQPYVENAIIHGLLPSNQEKKLTIRLVLNEKEVICIIKDNGVGRQYNEKRKHQGLSIATRNISERLAILTQLGYQNTTVSTKDLFTKEGKPKGTSVKIILPIITTSNYER
- a CDS encoding LytTR family DNA-binding domain-containing protein, giving the protein MKDKLSCIIIDDEKKDRENLTLLINMYCPQVQILGEASDKNTIVRMLTSLQPDLVFMDIQIGEFTAFEILSEIEELSFNIVFVSAYDQYAIRGYKYNAIDYILKPIDIHKLTEVIQRISDKIQQNNLFLPPTNAATAFNPMSKKISVTDAKGIHVLEVHNILYCLSNGNYTTFILSDKKEIIISKNLKYFETKLINYGFTRVHKSYLVNLEHINYLIKEDGGAIIMQNKDALPISKNFKKELYKRMNIL